The Lutra lutra chromosome 16, mLutLut1.2, whole genome shotgun sequence genome segment CCTGGCTTGGCACAGCCTGGCATGGACCATCGTGGTTTGGCACAACCTGGTGCAGGTCAGCCTGGCTTGGCACAGCCTGGCATGGACCATCGTGGTTTGGCGCAACCTGGTGCAGGTCATCCTGGCTTGGCGCAGCCTGGAATTGATCATCGTGGATTGGTGCCACCTGGCGCAGGTCAGCCTGGCTTGGCACAGCCTGGCATGGATCAGCATGGTTTGGTGCAACCTGGTGCAGGTCAGCCTGGCATGGACCATCGTGGTTTGGTACATCCTGGTGCAGGTCAGCCTGGCATGGACCATCGTGGTTTGGTGCATCCTGGAGCAGGTCAGCCTGGCTTGGCGCAGCCTGGCATGGACCATCGTGGTTTGGTGCATCCTGGTGTAGGTCAGCCTGGCATGGACCATCGTGGTTTGGTGCAACCTGGTGCAGGTCATCCTGGCTTGGCGCAGCCTGGAATTGATCAGCGTGGATTGGTGCCACCTGGTGCAGGTCAGCCTGGCTTGGCACAGCCTGGCATGGATCAGCATGGTTTGGTGCAACCTGGTGCAGGTCAGCCTGGCATGGACCATCGTGGTTTGGTGCATCCTGGTGCAGGTCAGCCTGGCATGGCGCAGCCTGGTATGGACCAGCATGGTTTGGTGCAACCTGGTGCAGGTCAGCGTGGTTTGGCCCAACCTAGAGTGGATCAGCGTGGGTTGGTACAACCTGGTGCAGCTCAGCCTGGTATGGTCCAACCTAGAATGGATCAAGGTGGATTGGTACAACCTGGTACAGGTCAGCCTGGCTTGGTGCAGCCTGTACTGGATCAACGTGGGTTGGTGCAACCTGGTGCAGGCCAACCTGGTTTGGTTCAGCCTGGCATAGTTCAGCCTGCCTTGGTCCAGCCTGGTGCAGGTCAGGGTGGTTTGGTCCAACCTGGTACAGATCAGCTTGGTTTAGGGCAACGTGGATTGGATCAGCGTGGCTTGGTACAGGCTGACACAGATCCACGTGGCTTTTCTCAACCTGGTGCATATCCTCCTGGATTGATTCAACCTGGCGCATATCCACCTGGTCTGGTACAGCCTGGTGCCTATCCACATGGTTTGGTCCAACCTGGTGCCTATCTACAAGGTTTGGGTCAATCTAGTGCCTATCCTCGTGGTTCAGTTCCACCTGGTGCCTATCCTCGTGGTTTGATCCAGCCTGGTACATATCCACATGGTTTCATGCAGCCTAGTACTGATCAGCGTGGTTTGGTTCAACCTGAAATTGATCAGTATGGCTTGAGGCAACCTGGTACCGGACAACCAGGTGTGGTACCAGCAGGCACAGGGCTTCGTGGCTTTCCAGCATTTACCCCAGATTTCCCAAGATCTTTAGCACATCCATATTACCCTGGTGTAGTACCTCCTGGCAGATACCAACATGGTCAGGTGTCAGCACTTCTAGCCAATCAAGGTTTGGCATCACCAGGGATTGGCCAAAAGATTTTACCAGAAACTTACCAGCAAGGTTTGTTACATCGTGGCACAGACCAGCATGGCCTGACACCATTAAGCCCCCATGTGGGATCTGCACAGCGAGCTCAACAGCATTTGGTTTCGCCTGGCCCGGATCAGCATGGCCAGGGACAAGCAGGCACAGAACAGCAAGACCATGTATCCtctatcccagaatcctgggaccgATCCTATCCTGGCCCTCAGGGCCCAGGCGTCCAGATGGGTTTGGATCCAAAACAAATACAGGCCCCAGGCCAGCCTGCCCTTCCCGTCCGGACTCCTCCCAGCCAAGCAGCCACCTTTCCCAGGAGCGCAGACTCTCTCAGCTGTCTCCACCGAGTCTCCTCCGAAAAGAGTGATTTCCAGAGTGAGAGACGTGACTCGCTGGATAAATTAGCTCCGACCTTCCCCATGGCAGTGGAAACATTTCGTCTGATGGGAGAGCTCCTTGGCCTCTATGTAGAGCTCAAGGAGAACATGAAGGAGCTGGACGAGGAGCAGGCTGGCCAGACCGACCTGGAGAAGATCCAGTACCTGCTCGGCCTCATGGGTGGGTTCCAGGGACGCGGAGGAGGGGCCGCTGTCTGTGTATGCGGCATCCCCTGGCCTCCTCTGGCTGCTGGGCTGCTTCCTGAGTCGATGCAAATAGCATGTCCCTTCTTAGCCTTTCTGGGCTCTACTATAGCCTTTGGGGTCCAAAAGTTGGAATTAAACGACTTGGAGCAAAGGAGCCTCAGGAGGAGAGTGAGGCGGTTCGGATGCCCTGGCCGACTACCTGGACAGCCGCGGAGGCcggtgggaggatgggagggaggatgCCTATGGTCCATGCACAGCGATGGGCCCAGAGAATAATTAAGATTTGAGAGTTGGGTGGGAAGTGTGGGTTAGTAGTTCCAAAGTCCTTTAGGATAGTAAGCATTAGGTGGATTTTTTTAAGGGTAAGGACACCCCTCTTTCCTTTcgtcccatcccccctccccagtcACCGGGAAAAGCAGAAGTGGGGGGTCCTGCTGTTTgctgccgggggtggggggcttcacCATGGGGGCTGGGAACAGGGATTGTGGGGGCTTCACCATGGGGGCTGGAAACAGCGAttgggagcctgctggagatctAACCCTTTTGACGAATAAGGCCTCAATTATTCACAGTCAAAAAGGCTATACCCCCAGACCTGCAGGAACAGCTGAACACCTTAAAGTCCTTAACCAAAGAAGTTCGGcaggaaaaagcaaaagtaagtAAGGGAGGGCCCGCCCACTGTGCCTTTGAGGGCCTGCAGTCCCACTTTCCACTTGTATTTTGATGGATGGCACCGTCCTTGCGCTGACATATTATCTCATTGGATTTTTACAAGCCTCTCGGGTAGGAAATGTCCCTCAGGTGACATCATGTTCAGTTCCTGGGTCTCACACCGCATGCTCGAAGCTGTTGAGACCCGGCAGAGCCACAAGGAGGCCAATGCTCTTTTCATTACGTGGGGGCCGTTTCCAACAAAGCCCACTGGGAGTGCAGCAGCCTTGGAGCCAAGTTTGGGGGACTCTCCGGGACCAGTGGCCATGGCAAAGGGCTACTGGATCttcagtggttcttttttttttttttaattttatttatttatttgacagagagatcacaagtaggcagagaggcagacagagagggggaagcaggctccccgctgagcagagagcccgatgcagggctcgatcccaggaccatgagatcatgacctgagctgaaggcagcagcttaacccactgagccacccaggcgcccctcttcagtGGTTCTTAATGCCAGCTGTCCACAGCCGCGGGACGGATAGATAGATGGgtgggcagatggatggatggatgtccAGAAGGGACAGACTGACCAATGGTTCTTGTTAGAGGCTTGGATCAGGACTCGGACTCGGGAAAGGGGCTTGCTCGGGCTGTGGACGCATATGCAGAAGGCCAAGAACTCAGGCCTAAGCCTGACCTTCCTCTTCCGCTGGGTTTGTAGATGGAGAGGATGCAGAAGATCCTGGAGGGCAACGGGGAACACGAAACAGGAAAAGACATGAAGAATGGCTCACTGAGCTTGCAGCTGGGAATCCTCAGGTAAAACACTCCTGCTGAGCGCAACTTGTGTCCGGGCATCGCCTCTCCCCAGCCAAGGAGGTGATGGCAGCCTTTGGCTCACTCACAGTCTGAACTGGCCCCTGTCTTTGACCCTGGCTGTGTCTGCCCTTCAGGGTGTCCATATGTAGTTCAAGTGGCTGGTAGAAGTTTCCGAGGTTCTTAAAACCAtccagcaggggcacctgggtggctcagtgggttaattcctctgccttcggctcaggtcatgatcccaaggtcctgggatcgagccccacatcaggctctctgctcagcagggagtctgcttcccttcctctctctctctgcctgcctctctgcctgcttgtgatctctgtctgtcaaataaataaataaaatcttttaaaacaatttaaaacaaaacaaaaaaacaataaagagtcCAGCAGCAGCAGTCTCTGTCCCCAGACAGAAGCTGGAGGAGAGCACGTGTCAGAGCCCCCTCAGGGCCCTCTCACAGTGGGGCCAGGTCCCACCCCTTAGAAACCTCTCAGGTCGGCATGTGGGCACCCACTTCCTGGACAAGCAGCACCCGGGACTCCCTAGATAGAGCCTGCCGTGGGGTGGGCCCAAGAGCCATGGTGAGCATCGTCTGTCCCTCGTGGGACATGTGGGCCCAGACCCTGGGATGGGTGGTGGCGCCAGGCCGTCTCTTCTGCACGTCTCTCAGAGTTACCGTGGCTGACATCGAGAAGGAACTGGCCGAGCTGAGGGAAAGCCAAGAGCGGGGCAAGGTCAGCATGGAGCACTCAGTCTCCGAAGCCTCCCTCTACCTGCAGGACCAGGTGAGACCAAGATCTTCTCAGTCGGCCGTGGAGGGCGGGGCTACCAGACTCTCAGCGGTCACACCGTCTGCAAACGCTTTCacccattctgtgggctgtcttTCCATCCTCTTGTTAGTGTCTGCCTTTACGATTTTAcgtctttatttgagagagagagagagcacaagcggggggagggagcagagggagggacaagcagactctgtgcaggTGTGaaacctgactcggggctcgatcccatgaccctgagatcatgacctgaggagaaagcaagaatcagacacttaactaactgagccacccaggcgctccgataGTGTCTGCCTTTAAATCTTGAGTGATGCTATCGCCGGTCATCCCAGACTCTTCCCACTGAAGAGCGTCCGGACCAGGACCGGCCCTGTGAGTACTTGCAGGAGGACCAGACGGGAAAAGCCACGGGGCCACGGGGACTGACGTCAGGAGTGCCTCGGGGATAGAGGCCTGGTTCTGGGCCACTCCCACACCCCACCAGCATGTACCATGTCTTGACCCCAAAGCCACTTGTCCAGTGTGAGGCTCTAGGAGTAGAAGATTGTGTCCACAGCTCACGTCTAAGCTTAGCAACCTCGAGGGCTGTCCCGGGAGCCacactccccactgggcaggccCGGCTCCCACCACAGCCTCTTCAGGGCACCGGCCTCCACTCTCCCCATTTTCCGCCGTCTCCGCTTCCTACCTCTGAATACACAGCTGCTCTCCCACGCTGCTGCTCATCCCAGAATGTCCTTGTCACCCCCACTTACCCAGTGGGCTCCTACTACCCCTCACAACTCCACTGAAAAGGAGGCACCTTCTTTGGGGTGGCACCTTCCTCTTTTCTAGAGAATCAGTCCGCCCTTTTACCCCACGGGCCCTCTGCCACGCTTACGAACACTTCAGAAGAGTGCGGGTTCTTCTGGGAGCAAGCAGGAGTCTCACTGAGCTCAGGCACAGGGGAGCTTGGTTGAAAGTACATCGGTGTGCGGGGAGGCTGGAAAAGGCTGAACTTCCAGGCCAAGGGGGCAGTCTGGCCAGGGCTGCCCGGGCTCCGTCCTTCACGTCTGTTTCTGTGCGCACCTGTGCTTCTGTGTCCCTGTCCTTACCCGTTTCTCTCCAACACCTCCACATCTCCCTCCCACCGTGCTCCCAGCCAACTTTCGCACATGGCCCACAGGGGCTGCCTCGGCCCCGCGATGTTACACACTTCCAAGAGAGGGGGTTCGGTTGGCCCAGCCCCTCTCTGAGCCAGGCAAGAGGTCCCACGGCTGTGGGACTGGCTGACCCAGAACCGGGTGCCGACCCGGGACCCGTCATGTGCGGTGATGCACAGGGACTGTGGGAAACAGAAGAGGGCAGGAGAGCCAGTGTGGGGCATCTGCTCCCGCCCAGACCAGGAGAGACCCCTGCAACAGAAGTAGCACCCGTCCCACTGATTTCTTGTTACCGAATGCTGGCTGGGGACAGAGCATGTGTGAGCAGCAGAGGGCCCAGAGCTGTGTCTGGGCATCGTCAAGCTCCTGTAAGTGTTGGTGGACTAACAGACGTCACCACTCGAGGGTTTAGCTAGAGAGACGTGTCCTCACTCTGAATCAGCGAGCTGGCTAGAGAAAGGTCCAGAGACCTCCATCCTGTAAGGGTTTTATTCAGGATCAGGGCCGTACTCGCTGAGAACTCTGTTCACTACTTAACAGACGGACCCTGGGCGCCTCCTACATGCACCACGCTCGGTGAGACCCTGGCAGGGGCAGTGACTGCCTGAATCACACGGGGGCTGGCAGTCTGGACAGATCGCGGCCGTGTGGACAGATCGCGGCCGTGCCTCGCTCACTGCTCTGCACCTGCCTTCTTGCCCACACCCAGCTTGACAAGCTCAGGGCGATCATCGAGAACATGCTGGCCTCATCTTCCACGCTGCTGTCCCTGAGCATGGCTCCTCACAAGACGCTGTCCACTTTGGAACCTGGCCAGATTGACCCGGAGGCCACCTGCCCTGCCTGCAGCCTGGACCTGAGCCACCAGGTCAGCACGCTGGTGCAGCGCTACGAGCAGCTTCAGGACATGGTCAACAATCTGGCTGCCTCCCGGCCCTCCAAGAAAGCCAAGCTCCAGAGCCAGGTGACTCCCACCGGCCCCCCTCCTGGCGTGGCCTCCTGTGCCCCACAGTGGGGAGCCACAGCCCGGAGACCCACAGACCTGGGAGCGGCTGATGGCGCTTAACTGGCCTCAGGGCCAGCTTGCCACGGTGGAGTCCTTTACTGACCCCACACAAGTCCCTGGTCCTTTCACTGGGTCACAGCGAGGGCAGGAACAGAACTAGCTCTGGGGACATGAGACCATGGCGAAACCCTGGCTCCCTGGGGATGGGGCCGTGCATTCACGTGCCTCGGGGGACACTGGCATGGCAGGTTCCTTGACACAGTATACAGTATTCCAGCCCCCTTCCCAATTCCCCAGCGAAGGGCAGTCttgctggtgggggcagggagagtcgAGAGTCCCTGAGTCCTGCCTCTTAGGCTCTGGAGTTGAGATCCTGCTCAAGGCAGGTGGGAAGACAGTAGCCCACACCCCAGCTCTCAGGAGCCACAGGGCAGCACACCACTCTGGAACCTCGATCACCTCTGCTGGGCACCCCCTCCGGGGGGCCAGGTCCCTCAAGGCTGGACcatggggaggtgggggctgaaGCTCACATGCCGGGGCGGGGGgacacacagagcagagagcctgcccaCGGTCCGGGGGGCGGTGTGGAGAGCCAGAATGGGGCCCAAAGTTGGCCTACCTGCTgggtgatttcttaaaaattttatttatttgagagagagagtgcacgagcagggggagagggagacgcagactgccctgctgagctgggagccgggCACAGGGCTCGAGCCCGGGACCCTGGgacgaccatgacctgagccgaaggcagccgcttcaccACCTGAACCAGCCAGGAGCCTCCGGGCGATGTTCTAAGGGCCACCCAGGCAGGGCGGTAACACCAGGCAGCggccccagggagcctgcctttgTGCCTCCTGCCACAGGATGAAGAGCTGCTGGGCCATGTCCAGAGCGCCATCCTGCAGGTGCAGGGCGACTGTGAGAAGCTCTACATCACCACCAGCAGCCTCATCGAAGACCACCGGCAGAAGCAGAAGGACATTGACGTGAGGGGCCCGCgggcagctggggtggggtggggtggggtgcgaGGCCGTTGCCATCCTGGCTCCTCGTTCTccgctccccctcctcccaggtgCTGTACCAGGGCCTAGAGAAGCTCGAGAAGGAAAAGGCCAACAGGGAGCACCTGGAGATGGAGATTGACGTGGTAAGGGCGGGCCAGGCCCAGAAGAGCCGCCCTGTGTCCCTCGAGGTCTTACCCGTCCTTCTTTGAAAGGCCAGGAGTAGAGCGGAGCCCGGGGGGAGCTCAGTGTCCAGGCTTGATGTCAGGGCCATGGGTCCCTGCCACGGCTCTCTCCGACCTGGGGTCCCCTCCTCTCTTCCGGGCAGAAGGCTGATAAGAGTGCCCTGGCGGCCAAAGTGAGCCGTGTCCAGTTCGATGCCACCACGGAGCAGCTGAACCACATGATGCAGGAGCTGGTGGCAAAGATGAGCGGCCATGAGCAGGACTGGCAGAAGATGCTGGACAAGCTCCTGGTGGAGATGGACAGCAAGGTGAGGGCAGACAGTGGCTCCTGTCTGGAGGCGGCAGatcactccctgcccccacccggcTTTCCCCGCACTTACTGCTCACCCACCGCCACCCGCAGCTGGACCGCCTGGAGCTGGACCCCGTGAAGAAGTTGCTGGAAGACCGCTGGAAGTCCTTGCGGCAGCAGCTCAAGGAGCGCTCTCCCCTCTACCAGGCGGACGAGGCAGCGGCCATGAGGAGGTGGGGTGCGGACCACAgcggggggctgggagggggggtcCCCAGAGGAACAGCTCCCACCAGTGAGCTCAGTGTGCTCTGGGGGAGAGGCTGATCCCACTGGACCATCCCGTAGCTGCAGGGACAGAATCTGAGAGCTTGAAAAGCTCTTCCATCTTAGGCTGGTTCCTCCTGTGCTGGAGAAAGGGTGAGGAGAGAAGGCTAAGGCTCTCTGGCACGGGTGTGCTCCTTGGGGCCTCCGAGGCGGGGATGGGCCCACAGTCCCCAGAGCCAAGCCTGCTCCAGGGGGTCCCCTGGTCTGCCCTGGGGCAGGCTTGAATCCCCGGGTTTCCATTATTGGCCGCCAGAGGGAGCTCGAGGTTCACACAGGGCCTCTGTCAGGGGCCCCTTGAAACCCTGCTGGCTTTCGGTTGGCACAGGTGGGTGCTGGAGAGGCACCCCAAAGCAGGTGGTTCCCCAGGGAACAGGGACCAGATCTGCCTCTGGTGGCTTGGGACCTGCCACCCTGGTGAGCCAAGCTTCCGGCCCACCGGGCCTGCAGAGGGCCCAAGGCCGTCTGTGTTCTCCATCTCTCCCGTTCCCCACCCTCCGGGCAGGACACTCACCCTCTGCGTGTATCCCACTCCTCACAGGCAGCTCTTGGCACATTTTCACTGCCTCTCTTGTGACCGGCCCTTGGAGACAGCTGTGACTGGACAGTGAGTGCCCACACCTGGCAAACCCCAGCTGGTGGCTGTCACGGGGGCGGGCACAGCTGTGCTGCGTCTCCTCCATTCCCTACCTGCCTCCAACACTTGTCCTTCCTCGTCTCCTCTCCCCCGGGTCCATTCCTACCTGCCTCACCACTTGCTAGCCCTCCGTCCTTCCCTCTGCCACACCCTGGACGGGAAGGCTCCTCGGGCACGTAGGCTGTGGAGTCCTGGCTTTAGGAATGGgatttctcggggcgcctgggtggctcagtgggttaagccgctgccttcggctcaggtcatgatctcgggagtcctgggatcgagccccgcatcgggctctctcctcagcagggagcctgcttcctcctctctctctgcctgcctctctgcctgcttgtgatctgtcaaataaatgaataaaatctttaaaaaaaaaaaaaaaaaaaaaggaatgggattTCTCACGCTCCAACcgtcctcttctctctgtccctgcccagATTTATCCCGGTGACTCCTGtgggcccagccctgcctgggcaCCGTTCCACCCGCCCCTACACTATCTTCGAGCTGGAGCAGGTCCGGCAGCAGAGCCGCAAGTACGGGGCAGCGGGCTCCCGGGCGGGGCTTCGCAGGGGAGAcggggcagaggctggagggcGAGTGGCTCTCTGGAGAGGCTCCTCCTCCTGGTTGGACAGTGGGGGGTATGGAGTAATTTCTGGGCTAGCCCCCCACTTCTTCCCAATAAGGGGAAGAATGGAGGCCTATTTAGTAATTACCTGCCTTTGAGTCCCTGTTGGGGGTCCCGGTGGGACACTGCTGAGGCTGCCGGCGGGGGACCTCTTTACCTCCTCACACCCCCAGATGCTTCAGCAGCCTCggcatgggaggaagggaggggtccGATGTCACCCAGCCAGAGGGTAGGCTCAGTGGCtgttgggggaggaggtggggacatAATGCACACTCCTTGggctcctgcccacctccccgcCGCATTTCCATCTCCCAAGGATGAGGGTTCAGCGATAAGGATGATTTCAAACTGCACTTTGGAGCCCCTAGGGTTCCAGGTAGGAAGGGCTAAGTGTGCAGGGCTGCTCCCTCTCTCGGCTTCCACCCCACCCCGTCTGTGGTCCCTTGGGGTGCTATGGGCAGGGCTCCTGCCCACACATGGTCCTGCTTAAAAGGGCACAGATAAAGGGCTGGAGTGGGCCTGGGTCTGAGTGTGGGCTCGAACTGGCATGGCCCCCTTACCCACCCGCCTGTGCCCCCACAGCCTCAAGCTGGGCGGTACCGCTTTCCCTCGGGGCGACTTGGCGCACATGGAGCGGAGCGTGGGGCGCCTGCGCACCATGCACTCCAAGATGCTGATGGACATTGAGAAGGTGCAGATCCACTTCGGAGGCTCGGTCCGGGCCAGCAGCCAGATGATCCGGGAGCTGCTGCAGGCACAGTGCCTGAGCTCCCCCTGCTACAAACGGTAGGACCACACAGACGGGGCCCCTGGCCGCGGGGCTCAGCTTCTGCCCACCCACAGCCCTGTGAGTGTCTGCTCCACTGCTGGGGAACGCCCTGCCAAAGAAGGGGGATGGCGGGCAGAAGAAAGAGGGTATTAGTGGTCTTCAGGGTGGCCCAGCAGCGAGTTTGCTTTGCCCTGGCTCCTGGAGACCCCTGACACAGCTGTCCCATCCCCGGCTGGCTGGCCCCCCCATAGCTGGGTCCTGGGGGACACCGGCTCCGGTGAAGCTGCCGTCTTCACCACAGGGTGCCGGAGACAGCCGACTACGTGTACTCGAGCGTGCCCCGGCGCTGCGGGGGCAGCCACACCCTCACGTACCCCTACCGCCGCAGCCGTCTACAGCACCTGTCCCAGGGCCTGTACCCCACTGAGGAGGTCCAGATCGCCATGAAGGTTGGGGTGCTGCCTGGGAGTGAAGACAGAGGGCCCTCACAGGACCCCACATTCTCAAGTCATTCTGGAAAATGTCACCAGAAGGGTGGATGACCAGCCCTCTGCCTGGAGGCTGTTTCTGAAAGCCTCTGGTACTCCGGCTTTGTTGGGCCTCCTGCCCAGCGagccctgccacccccaccacgGGCCCTCCCTTCGCCCTGCCACTGCCAGAGCCTTGGGGAGGGTTCTGGGAGTCGGGGGAGGATGTCCCTCGGTGCCACGGACCTCATGGAGGAAGGACCAGAGGGCATGCTCTAAGGGCCATGTGGTAATGGATatcccttccccgccccccagcatGATGAGGTGGATATCTTGGGCTTGGATGGACATATTTACAAGGGACGGATGGATACAAGGCTGCCCGGCATCTTGACCAAAGACCGTGAGTGTCCCAGGGGCCCAGAGActcctcaggctccttgctcaggagtcCCTCAGGGTCTGCCCAGCTCCTGGAAGGCCAGGGGGCCACTGGATCCTGGGTGCCTCCTCCTGCTACTGCCCTGATTCCAAACGCTCTCAAAGCCCCAGGTCAGTGTTGGCAGGTCGGGGACAGCTGTCTAGTCTCAGCCAATGAGCCAGGCCGTCATGGCCCCGTGACACATTCATGCCAGCCTTCCTCCTCGTGCTGCCTCATCGGCTTGCCTGCCTCAGCCTCTGTTCGCAGCACTACCAGGACCCAGTCCTACCCTCCTTCAAAACTCAAAGTGCCCCTCCTCAGTCCCCCACCACCTGCTGAATTTCCCTGCCCCTCCCGAAGCCCCACCTGCTCTTAGAGCTCGTGTGCACCTGTCCAGCCGCCTGGCCTCCTGAGCTTGAGCCCAGGTCAGAACTCACCCAGCACCAGGCACAGAGCTCACGGCTGCAGGTCCTCAGAGTATAtctgagtgggtgggtgggtgggtggacggATGGACATGGGAACGAATGGAGTGCTTAGAAGGGGTGTGTCCATTAGTTCCAACTGGGAAGGCCCCCCACTGAGGCGGTCGTGACCAGGGGCCCTGCagccctctccccatccccatgggTCCCCACAGAGCTCCCACTCAGCATCTCAGAATGGACCCTCCCCTTCGCCGTCCCCCGCCAGCCTCTGTCTCCGGGATGACCAAGCACAAGGCCAAGCAGTCCCGGCCCCACGTGCACAGGCAGCAGTCCCTCAGCGACAATGGCCAGCTGCCCTCGAGACCTCAGAGTGCCCAGATGCTGGCTGGCAACAGCCCAGGTAGCTTCCCTCCGGCCTTCCAGGTGGTCTCCACTGCCCCCAGGCCTTTCTTGCTTGCCCActggcccccctccctgcccatggCTGGTCTCTGCGCTTATTTCCCTGGGGAGAGGAAGTGCCTGGGAGCTGAGagatgggatgggagggagaagggagaaaaatccaTCTTTActgagttgttctttttttttttttttaagattttatttatttgacagacagagatcacaagtaggcagagaggcaggcagagagggtgtgggggggaagcaggctccctgctgagcagaaaggcagaggcttaacccactgagccacccaggcgcccccacccaggtgcccctactgagTTCTTCTTATGTCGCAGGGCTGGGGGGTAGATGCTGTTACTGTCCCCATCTCccaggagagggaacaggagcagggTTGTAGCCCAGGGCTCTGGCTCCAGGCccaagtcccccccccccccgcccccgccgctcaCAGGTGCTCACTCTCCTGGAGCTAGTGGTCAGCTCTGTGCAGCAGCTGGTGGGCGCAGTCCGACCTTGTTTGGGGAGGAACTTCTCCTCACCCCCGGCCTGGACGGTCCCTTGAGTCCCTGTGCTCCCCCAAGGGGCTAACTCCTGCCTAAAAGTCTGGGGGCTAAGGGTCCCCCAGGGTCCAGCCA includes the following:
- the QRICH2 gene encoding glutamine-rich protein 2 isoform X21; this translates as MQPATAATTMVSLRELADLAIGTPEVGAVNFTALHTLIVAMLRSLNLQEVRIDFQSPLPLPSPETSRTLELPQAALSARQLAASKEKPRGGLTKPPTEPPTAAATLESQVKGLGGQVQDLSRKLKTVTSQVQGIVSHVQHLTAPISELDARDWLEEETAQPTPARARAGSLRIAKGERATVSQVSQAMELLRDVVEDVKTLKEAQEKAEKLPATAIQRIDALEKIVRERDEFLDLVGRKMSLMPVGEEVTMVTWEELEQAITDGWRASLGGSETTTGLPQRRGHASATSDDTLQGGVPIKRSSADRAVDSPHAYGSDQTFSGLGGIRNPSEGVTRERGRGASATAFPAREQHPRARDEAGLAKAHPLSASQSRVESGRPRTRELPSHSSVHLRKEEREAQPGPTLQDLSSGPVAGDEYQVHPDQHWGVDASQGRIQPGLDQHGLGPHGMDPPAWSHPRTYPHAVVPHTMGQLGMMPPGTDEWGLVTPGLDQYGMVPPVVPGTHQQGWELPGTVQPGTVPLGTYQYGTAQQPGADQRGLVPLTADQHGFLISGMDQQGSVLPGMDQQGSVPDLTHQRGLASPALIRVVADRQGFVQPSLETSEFTHPDTDQHDIIQPGPDHHGLVPAGASQRGLVQPGADRHGLVQTLVDPSGLVQPGAYLPDWAQPGAYPSGWGQPVAYPFDLVQPNVYPSGLVQPSAVQPGLTQSGIGQQDSAQLRMHQRALVEPEMDEHGLVQVGMDHRVLFQPGTVQPTLMQPGAGQRGLVQPVISQSDLAQPGIDQHESVQLGIDQRGLVQPGAGQPGLAQPGMDQRGLVQPGAGQPGLAQPGMDQRGLVQPGAGQPGLAQPGMDQRGLVQPGAGQPGLAQPGMDQHGLVQPGAGQPGLAQPGMDHRGLVHPGVGHPGLAQPGIDQRGLVPPGAGQPGLAQPGMDQHGLVQPGAGQPGLVQPVLDQRGLVQPGAGQPGLVQPGIVQPALVQPGAGQGGLVQPGTDQLGLGQRGLDQRGLVQADTDPRGFSQPGAYPPGLIQPGAYPPGLVQPGAYPHGLVQPGAYLQGLGQSSAYPRGSVPPGAYPRGLIQPGTYPHGFMQPSTDQRGLVQPEIDQYGLRQPGTGQPGVVPAGTGLRGFPAFTPDFPRSLAHPYYPGVVPPGRYQHGQVSALLANQGLASPGIGQKILPETYQQGLLHRGTDQHGLTPLSPHVGSAQRAQQHLVSPGPDQHGQGQAGTEQQDHVSSIPESWDRSYPGPQGPGVQMGLDPKQIQAPGQPALPVRTPPSQAATFPRSADSLSCLHRVSSEKSDFQSERRDSLDKLAPTFPMAVETFRLMGELLGLYVELKENMKELDEEQAGQTDLEKIQYLLGLMVKKAIPPDLQEQLNTLKSLTKEVRQEKAKMERMQKILEGNGEHETGKDMKNGSLSLQLGILRVTVADIEKELAELRESQERGKVSMEHSVSEASLYLQDQLDKLRAIIENMLASSSTLLSLSMAPHKTLSTLEPGQIDPEATCPACSLDLSHQVSTLVQRYEQLQDMVNNLAASRPSKKAKLQSQDEELLGHVQSAILQVQGDCEKLYITTSSLIEDHRQKQKDIDVLYQGLEKLEKEKANREHLEMEIDVKADKSALAAKVSRVQFDATTEQLNHMMQELVAKMSGHEQDWQKMLDKLLVEMDSKLDRLELDPVKKLLEDRWKSLRQQLKERSPLYQADEAAAMRRQLLAHFHCLSCDRPLETAVTGQFIPVTPVGPALPGHRSTRPYTIFELEQVRQQSRNLKLGGTAFPRGDLAHMERSVGRLRTMHSKMLMDIEKVQIHFGGSVRASSQMIRELLQAQCLSSPCYKRVPETADYVYSSVPRRCGGSHTLTYPYRRSRLQHLSQGLYPTEEVQIAMKHDEVDILGLDGHIYKGRMDTRLPGILTKDPSVSGMTKHKAKQSRPHVHRQQSLSDNGQLPSRPQSAQMLAGNSPAPPRPRKDRPLSSEGRLAQPNAAHPPSPSEMEMHMDMPPGEGPEEPTRGPRSTTAQ